A window of Periplaneta americana isolate PAMFEO1 chromosome 7, P.americana_PAMFEO1_priV1, whole genome shotgun sequence contains these coding sequences:
- the LOC138703090 gene encoding uncharacterized protein, translating into MENLQQILQAIAEMKAEMKNDISAVKAEMKNDISEVKNDISDVKTEMKSDISEVKTEMKSDISGVKDDVTTQIESVSAHVDGIVAIVKDELKADLDKLNQNFTTINETVAELRQDVDHFDGKIRDLERRQEETCVLMDQHAVENKHILALVDRQAREHKQIIAEEVQRAVERSTAELRTSCSGHVEPSPSARHHNVKTPKFDGTTSWAIFRRQFEAIAEHNGWTPAEKTTQLLAALQGQASEILHSVPEDGTAAEIMAALEGRYGDHQLAAAFRTQLKTRVQQSGESLQEFAMAVEQLAHKALRGLPNDFIAGEAAYTFGSGVRDPEIKQQLLLAEHRTINAALAAALRMEAAKLTANVSASHRIRSVAAADVEERQPKSPERRRRGVPTCWSCGEPGHLRRDCDRSGHKQEN; encoded by the exons atggagaacctacagcaaatcctgcaagccatcgcggaaatgaaagctgaaatgaaaaacgacataagtgcagtaaaagcagaaatgaagaacgatatcagtgaa gttaagaacgacataagtgatgttaaaacggagatgaaaagtgacataagcgaagtgaaaacagagatgaaaagtgacataagcggagtgaaagatgacgtcactacacaaatcgaaagtgtttcggcccacgtagatggaattgtcgccattgtgaaagacgaacttaaggccgatctggataaattaaaccagaattttacaactataaacgagacagtagccgagttgagacaggatgtagaccatttcgacggaaaaatccgcgatctcgagcgtcgtcaagaggaaacgtgtgtgctgatggaccaacatgctgtagaaaacaagcacatcctcgcgttggtggatcgccaggctagagaacataaacagataattgccgaggaagttcaacgggccgtggaaagatcgacggcagaattgaggacctcatgtagtggccatgtggaaccatcgccctcagccagacatcacaacgtcaagacgccaaagttcgacggtacgacgtcttgggcgatattccgtcgccagttcgaggccatcgcagagcacaatgggtggacgccagcagagaaaactactcagctgctggccgcgcttcagggacaggcgtcggagattcttcacagcgttccagaagacgggacagccgctgagataatggcggccttggagggacgttatggtgaccatcaacttgctgcagcatttaggacccaactaaaaacgagggtccaacagtcaggcgagtccctgcaagaattcgcgatggcggtggaacaactggcccataaggcgctcaggggcctacctaatgacttcatcgctggagaggcggcctacaccttcggcagcggagttcgagacccggaaataaagcaacagctactcctggcagagcatcgcaccatcaatgcagctctggcggcggccctcaggatggaggcagccaagttgacggcgaacgtctcggcatcgcaccggattaggagcgtcgcggcggccgacgtcgaggaacgtcaaccgaaatcacccgagcgacgaagacgaggagtgcccacctgctggtcctgcggcgagcctggacacctgaggagggactgtgaccgatctggtcacaaacaggaaaactaa